AGGTCTTTTGCCAACTTCAACTTAATTTCTTTTCATGTGTCTAGGGTGGACTTTGGAGTGCATCAGCCAAGGGTGGACTTGGAGGCTCGTTGGATAAGGGTGGACTTTGAAGACCATCAGCCAAGGGCGGACTTGGCTTATGTTTAGACATTCCAACCTTTTGTCATACTTCCTTTATTTCTGCCATCTTTCCTAGGTGGATTTTGGAGCCTTGTGCCATCCTCTTAACTGCAAGTAGGAGTTAACTTAACCTTCGCCATCTCTCTTAACTAGAGATAGGAGTTTGCTGTTTGTTTGCCAACTTCATTAGTGCATGGGCAGAGTTTGTAGACCATCAACCAAGGGCAGACTTGGCCAATGTTTGGCCATGCTTGTTGTGGGCGAACTTTGTCTTCCATTAGCCATCCTTGGCTTGGGCGGAGTTAGGAGTGCTTTGGACATCTTTTCTTGGGCGAACTTGGACCAGTCTTCTGCCAACTTCCTTGGGCGGACTTGGCACATCATTGGCCATGTCTTTCATGCCTTGGGTGAACTTTACCCTCTGTCTGCCATTCTTTCATGTGCTTGGCTGGTCAAACTTGGTCTTTCCTTGGACGACTTTTCATCTTCATGCCACTTCTCTTCCAAACATCTTCATTCAAACTGCCATGTCCATCTCTGACTTGCCATGTTCATACCTGGATCATCTGGAACAAAAACCCtagattagggttttcaccttgTTTTTTACACTTGGAGGTAAATTTTTTAATTCTGAGAACATGGGCACTGATCATATGACCtaaggaacaaaaccctaattctactttcaaaaaagcaaaaaagcaaaaaagttgCTTCCCGGATTGggcccaaagtgccaaaaacaaaactttctaaatttagaaaaaaaaaattcataaaaatagaaagttgtcagaaatgactcaaagcaattgcgatcctcgTCCTTCAAACCTTCTATAAGCACTTAGACAATGTTCAAACACTATTTTGAGCATGAACTCTTTACTTGGCTCAAGATGACTTCTCAAAAACTCTGATTCAAAAACACTCAAAGAAGATGGATTTATGAAATTGCAAAGCTAGGACAAAACTCTAAAAAGAAAACAATTGGGGGTCCCCATTCGCAATGGGGCGATGTTTGAAATAGGTTCACAATAGGTATGCAATGCTATTATTGATGGTGGAAGCTCAGACAATattgttttagaagaaatggtAAGCAAGTTGCTGCTAAGTCATCACGATCAAAAGATGCAGAAAATGGAGAAACACTTGTTGCAAGAAGAGTTTTGATGAATTTAGGACAATAATTAGTTCAAAGAAGAGTTTATTTCAGACAAGATGTAAGTGTAAGGGTAAGGTATGCAATGTCATTATTGTTGGTGGAAGCTCAAACAATATTATTTTAGAAGAAATGGTAAGCAAGTTGCAGTTAGAAAGAAGGCACGTGCATCCATATCAGATTGCTTGGTTGCAGGATGATCGAAAAGTTTTGGTGAGTGAACAATGTTTAGTTAAATTTAAGATAGGAGACCATCGTGATGAGGCCTTATGTGATATTatgtcaatgaatgtttgtcataTGCTATTGAGAAGATTgtggcaatttgacaggaaggcAATGCATGATGGTTATGCAAACACATACATTGTGATGAAGGATGGAGTTTGACACAAATTGAAACccttgagtaagaatgatgaaaaggtaTGTAAGAACACTGGTAAATGTTTGattaatggagttaaagaattagtcaaagaggatgaagatgaagattatgattttctcatgcaagTTGCAACAACGTTTAAGGATGATTTGTTCATGCAAGTTGCTCATGTAAGAACACTGGTAAATGTTTAGGTAAGGTATGGCTATGCAATCAGTTTCAATGGAGAAGGAAAAAGAGGTAAAATTTCATTTTTGTGAGATCATTGTTGAATCTGATTAGTTTAAGGATGATGGTATTGGTATAAGAGAGGGTGTTTCAGCAAACAATCCATTGGAAAATGAAGTTTTAAATGAGAAAGAAGATGAACGAGTGAAGGGTTGGTTCATGGATGATCTCTTGTTTGATAAAGAGATTAATGAAGATGAAGGTTTTGTAACTAATAGTTTGTTGCAGGATGAGAAAGAAGAATTTCTTGGTTGTTTTTCTAATATTGATGTGAAAGTAGAGGAGATGAAGTTTGCAGAAAAACAATGTCTTTTGGAAGGCTTGAACAAACAAGGACATGGTGTTACCATAGAGAAGGGTGAAGAACAAGTTTTTGTAGCTGCTTCAGGGGATGAGGTGATACAAGAATTTGATTATTTAACTGATTGAAATAACGTtgaagtttttgatttttcagagTTCCCTAGTATATTTTGGTGGGAAATGGATTATGtaacaagaggaagaaaaagaggaaaaatcaAGAATGGGAGAGACATCAAATTACTAAAGAACTAGTTAAGCATATTCAAGAAGATGAGGCAGAGAAGTGGATGCAGAATAAGCATAGGAATTATAAATGTTTATGAGTTTCACTCAGGAAGCATTTCTTTCTACCTTGGGTGTCTGATGCAGGGCATCCATGTATTGGATGGAgcccaaatttcaaatttcaatttttttccatcCGTAGGTGTTAGAAATTTGAATTACTTGGGACGTGGAGTCCCCTTTGACTCTAATTTTAGCAGTTTTGTAATGCCTTTGCAAGGAACGCATGAGGGTAGTTAAAGGTATTTTtaagtttttctttctttgggggTGTGCTGCTTGGAAAATGGGTACACAATGGTTTCTGAGCAgcagtttttggtgttattgaGGCAAGGTTTTCAGAAAAGGGGAAGGAAGAAGTTTcccaattttgggaaaaaggaaggaaagctgaagtagttatgttttgtTCTAGGGGTGGGAATAGGGCATTTCTGTTGCAAGTCTAAGGACAGCCATAGACCAGACTAGAATGTTGTTATGAGAAGCCAATAGGCTAGTCTCCTTGTTATATAAACTTGTTTCATATTGCAATAACAATTTCTCTGGTTTTGTTGCATCAGTTTGGTGTTCATACAACCTCATTTCTTTTGATTTATGCATCAGATTTGCAAATGTGTTGAAGTGTGTTGTGTAATGTTCCCTCTTCTGGTTCTGCTCCTTGTTGAATAATCCTTCAGAGATATAAGATCTCTGCCTTAATTCCTTTCTAAGAATCTTAACATTCACTAAGAATGTTCTTAATCAAATCTCTACATTCACTGAGAATGTCCCTAATCCAGGCTCAACATTCACTAAGAATGTCCCTGACTCCTTCTTATCATTCACTAAGAATGTTCTTAATCAAATCTCTACATTCACTGAGAATGTCCTTGATCCAGGCTCAACATTAACTAAGAATGTCCCTGATTCAATCTTATCATTCACTAAGAATGTCCTTAATCAAATCTCTACATTCACTGAGAATGTCCATGATCCAGGCTCAACATTCACTAAGAATATCCATGATCCAATCTTATCCTTCACTAAGAATGTCCTTAATCAAATCTCTACATTCACTGAGAATGTCCCTGATCCAAGCTCAACATTCACTAAGAATGTCCCTGATCCCAATCTTATCATTCACTAAGAATGACCTTAATTGCTGGTAATGGTAAACACCTACTGTTCAGTGAGAATCTTCTGCTGAAATGTCAGGGCTGAACTCTGATCTGATCAGATATCTTGCTGATGAATGGACATTGACTGTCTCCCTTGTAATGTTTCTCTGCCTTCTTGAAGATTCCGATCTGCTCACATGCCTCCTGAATATTGTATCTTCCTTTGTCTGGAATGAAGGCTTAAGAATGAGTCCTTGAATGGTGAAAGTGTCAAATACTTTACTTGATTTGATTTCTAGAAATTACACGAATATCTATATATTAATATATCGGATGGGAATGGATATTGTTTCTAACTTGCTGCTCTTGGGATTTGTTAATCCTGATTCCAAAATTCCAAAAGAATAATATATCCTCCTTCGTATCACTTCCTTCCATGATTTGATCCCATTTAAACTCCGTAATCAACACGTCCCTTAAGGAGAGACATTATCGTGTCTCTTTGTTCATGTCCTTTGACAATTAATTATGAATCGGTTAATAATAATCACTATTACTTAAGAATAAATCAGAATATAATTGATAATGGAAATCAATTAATATCAATATTGGATATCATTTGTGCCTATAACTTAATAATAGTACTGATCCGATTCTGATCCATGGTGttctcactggatgcttttgattcctttcctttatatctctcaatgtgagggagaggtcacacctcttcatcatgtatgccctttggcaagagacatgccctttccaccattagcctcctttgaaagagtgtaactctttATTATATCTGCTTTtttaaagggacacaacctttcatgatcagatctgcacttctcattcccaaattattccctctcaaatgaggtactcttctcccttttatatctcatgtttgagggagttacaacttttcattccatttcttttgaccattcattaacttaattaaattttaattatatttaattatgttcttttctatttttattttatttttgtttttataattataattttatttttaatattttattcttgtgaattttaatttttttgttattataatttgccattaaattctatttcaaagtggggacattacatgttgTTGGTGTTTGTTAAGGGGTGTTGCTGTTCTTAATCAAGAAAATAGACTTTCAGGACTTTAGTATTTCCATAGTGTCGAGGTTTGTGACCACAAGGATCAAATACTTCTTTTTCTGTTGCAAAAGAAAACAAATATGCACCttgaatcttaatctttacttCAACTGCTTTTGTAATCCAGAGGATTGGATATGACGAAGAAGAAGAAATATGCTAGGAGGAAATTGGCCAGTTGTTTTTGGGAAACAAAATAAAAATCAACTGTTTTTTAATGGCCAAGAACAATTAAAAAGATGAAAATGATGCTATTGCTTCCTATGAATGAAGCATTTAGTCTAGTTTCGTACTGTAATAAAGTTTGTTCCCCAGAAGAAAAGAATAGTAACCTTTGTTTGTTGTCCAAAGAGTGCTGGAACATATTGTTGATTTTaaattttgacttttaaattttcaGATTCTCGCTTTGCCATAAACTGTGGCGGCTTACAAATGACTTCCCAGCtaggaattgattatgaaggtGACAATAAAACACTTGATGCTGCGTCATTTTATGTGACTGATACACAAAAGTGGGGAGTCAGCAATACTGGAAATTTTCTGGACAATTCtgtacaaaattttacaatatcgAGTCAATCTCAATTTACAAATACATTAGATACAGAACTCTACCAAACAGCACGCTTATCTCCCAGTTCACTGAGGTACTATGGTTTAGGGCTTGAAAATGGACCATATACAGTAAAACTGCAGTTTGCTGAAATAGATATTCTAGACACAAAAAGCTGGAAGAGTCTTGGAAAACGTATTTTTGATGTTTCTGTTCAGGTATGTGTAACCCTCTTTTCTGatgctttgatttttatttctACAAAAAAGTATCCATGTATTTCCTTGTTTTGTATAGGAAGAGGGGGTAGAGATTATTTTCTGTATTTCTCCCTTTTATGGTCCTTCGCTTTTTGCAAAGTGTGCATGACATCAAAAACATTAGTCTAACAATCATATTGCATGCAATCTCATTTGGGTTTTAAATTTTCTTATTGGCTAGATGTTAGCTTTGCATAGTAACTCAGTTCTACAATTTTTTGTCCCCTGATGCTGTAGGGGAATAAAGTATTAACAAATTTCAATATCCGAAAGGAGGCAGGAGGTTCATTTATAGCAGTTGATCGAAATTTCAGCACAAATGTGActgaaaattttcttgaaattcattttttctggactGGGAGGGGAACATGCTGGTCTTTAAACCAAGGACTCTGTAGACCTTTAATATCAGCCATAAGTGTTACACCTGGTAAAGGAAGTGGCAGGACTTTTATATTACTTTATTTAATTTAAAGAATATATAAAGTTAAAAGAGAACATATTTACGTTGGGCATGAGGATAATGCATAAAAATGAGTATTGTTTTAAAAAGTTCGTTCTTTAGCAATTGTCTGCAAatttatttacataatttacaaaaagacattggAAACCGCAGAAATCTTTACTGCTGAATATTTTATTGTGTGTAGAATTCACTCCTACTGTTTCGGATCTTCCACTATCCAACTCCTCCCATAAGAAAATCAAGACAGGAGCAGTGATTGGAATTCTTTTTGCTGGAATGGTTGCTGTTTTGACATGTCTTGCTTTTATCATTTTCTGGCGGAGAAGAGCTAGAAAGTCCTTAGAAGCACGTGGTCGGGAACAAGAAGGTAATGGCAAGAGTTTTTAGGAGGTGAATTTTCATAAATTATAGTATATCTTTCTCCAAATTGGGTTGATTTTAATTTGGTGGAATGTGGTAATGGTATTGATACCCATCACATCTTGCTTCATTATCAGCACTCGAAGGAATCCAGACAAAACCAAACATTTTCAGCTATGCTGACATGAAGAATGCAACAAGTGATTTTCATGAAGAAAATAAGTTGGGCCAGGGAGGATTTGGTACAGTTCATAAGGTTTGTAAATATGGGTTCCAGTATTCGCATTCACTTGTTTTAGATGTGTGTATATAAATAAATTCTCTATTGCATACATAAAATTCTCCATAATTTATGTTTCCTAGTAAATTTTTCTCATGGCTCATGCCAATTACAAATCATTTTCTATCCTTAAATCTCCCCTAAAAACTTATCTGATTTTCTGTGTGCTGAATTATGACATTATAACAGGGCATTCTTCCAGATGGTAAAATAGTAGCAGTGAAGCAATTGTCATCTGAATCTAAGCAAGGAAAGCGTGAGTTTATAAATGAAGTAGCTGCAATATCTATAGTGCAACATAGAAACCTTGTTAAATTGCATGGATGCTGTGTAGAAGGAGAACATCGCATTTTGGTCTATGAATGTCTGGAAAACAACAGTCTTGCACAAGCTTTATTCGGTAACAGTATATGCACACCTTGATTTGTAAGAAATTTTGAGTTCATTCACAACATAGCAACAAATATATGAGTTTCATGTATGCTAAATCGCAGGCAATAATAGATCTAAAATTCACCTGGACTGGCCTACTCGTCTCAACATATGCATTGGGACCGCACGTGGGCTTGCTTACCTTCATGAGGAATCCAGTGTCCGAATAGTGCATCGAGATATCAAACCCAGTAACATCCTGTTGGATAACTCTCTGAACCCTAAGATTGCAGATTTTGGGTTGGCTAAGCTATTCGATGAAACGGAAAGCCACATAAGTACCAGAGTTGCCGGCACGATGTAAGATCACCTTGGCCATTAGATTTCAGTACTCTGAAAACTATCAGAGATCAAGTTACCTTATAATCGTTGAAAAACAAGATAATCTTCTGATGTTGTAAGATGCTATGTTGACAAGATATTCTTCCTGGTGACATTCTTCTTCATCTGTTCACGTGTTTTCTTTTTTACATGTATGAATGCAATTTTGTTTTGTGGGGCTGATTAATAAAATTACTGTACATGTTGAAGCTTTTGAAAACAGCTGGAAGTTGCCATGCCTACTTTTGCATGATCTGATTGGAAAGTTTTTGTGTTTGAAGAGGGTATCTGGCTCCGGAGTATGCAATGCGAGGTTGCCTCACAGAAAAGGCTGATGTTTTCAGCTTTGGGGTTGTCACTTTGGAAGTGGTGAGCGGTAGGAGTAATACAGACACAAGCTTGCCACAAGAGAGTGTCTATCTTCTAGAATGGGTGCGTACTAAACTAGTAAAGTTAATTCAATTATGCAGTAGTTTTAATTTTAGTCTAGTGTAGTTAGTACTAATGACCACCACCTACTGATCAAATTATAGGCTTGGCAACTCCATGAGCAAGAGAGACTGCTGGAATTGATGGATCCTCAACTTCGACCAACATACATAGAAGAAGAAGTCCTCAGAGTAATTGCAGTAGCCCTTCTTTGCACACAAGCCTTGCCTGAAATGCGCCCATCAATGTCTCGAGTGGTAGCAATGCTGACTGGTGATATAGAGGAAATTCCTGTTACTTCTCGCCCTGGTTACATCACAGATTGGCAGTACAACCACCATTTGGCTGCTCAAGATCCTGGAAGTGCATCTATTGCACTATCACCGCAGCAGGGAAGCACGGAAATCTTGCTGCCTGCTGCATTGGTCTTACCTGAAAATGAAGAAATGACTCCATCAATGGTCCACCAGGCTTTAGCTGATGACCAATGAATAttgaatgattttttttcttttggacATCTCTATAGGATCCAAGAATTGGAACTGAAATCTTGTCCCTGCTAATGTTCACACCTCCTATATTTAAATGTAATGTAGTAGTAATCTTATTCCTAAATTCCTATACAATAACTATAATTTTggggatttcatgtttatctgtttacTGGCTATCCATTATAGGCTGTTTGACGTTGTGAAGATTACTTAAAACGTtcgttcattcattcattcattccttgaTCTACATCTCTAAGTGATTATAATGTAAGTTAATCTTGAAATTTGAGATTAGGGATGCAATTGCTAGTTTTCATGTTGGGTGTTTCAGTATATTATTTAATATGTCAATGCttgttattttgttgtttgttgacaCTTTGTGAACGAATTTTTTCTCATATATGGGTATATGACATGAGAGAATAAATGAGACTTAAAATTTCAACTTTGCTTTAcctaatatacaaatatattaatTGCACCTTATTTCATGGTTTTGCTTTCACATACAACTTACAGTCAAAATGAACTTAATTTAGTgtagtcattaatgtcaagaaatgaCCACTTATGGGAAATGGAACTATAAAAAAGGTGTAGCTGAAAAATCTAGTGTCTCCAATACACAAATATAAGGGAAAAAAATACAATATAGAGACATTGTCCCTGCAAATGCTCACATATCTTGTAGTGACTATATTTAAATGTGATGTAGTAGTAACTTATTCATAAATTCTTATAATGCGAGTTAATCTTCAAATTTGGAAGTGGGGATACAATTGCTAGTTTTTATTTAATATGTCAATGATTTTTctcatatataatatgtatatcaTATATCAAATGATATTTAAAATTTCAAGTTTGTTTCACATAATATACGTATATACTGATTGCAATTTATTTCACGATTTTGTAGGATTTTAAATTCACATGCGAGTTAAACCTTCAATGACACAAGGGATTTAATTTAATGTAGATATTAATATCAAGAAGTGATCACTTATGGAAAATAGGAATGCTAAAAAAATGTAGCTGAAAAATACATAATGGAAATGCCTTGTGCTTCTCCAATACACACAAATATATGAGGAAAAAGATAAACATAGTCTTGTACTTATCTTTTAATGCATCCACACTGTAGGTATAAGTATTTTCATGGTTGTCGTTGATATTCACATGTCATTCAAGACTAGGagaattacaattatatataattTCAAACTTGTACAATTTTTCACACATCAAGCTCTACAATATTGTAGGgtcaaaaattgcatacctctTTACAATTTCACCCACACTTTTATAGTCACTTTAATATCAATTCTCCTAACATTTGGGTAGGTCAATTTCAACCCTTGCATTAGCCTTTTTCCTCTCAGCTCAAGACACCTTTTCCATAGCTATTTTTTTGGTCAGTTTTGTGTTAGCTATGTGACGTTCCCACCTTGGTCATCACGATACTGATACTTCACACGGTTTATCGATTTCGTGAAGTCTCTAAGAAGAGACAAAATTTTAGAAGAAGTGGATCGATGTTAAATACACAATCGATaagactaatatatatatatatatatatcgattagTCTAAGAAGATATCTAATAAGGGACGATATTTGGCAATCATATAACAACAGTTATGTAGTGGGGAATACagattacaattaaatattaatccTCAAAGTAGCGATGGAAGTTAGATTAACTGTGTTAATACCGAAGAGGCAGCAAATAAAACGAATTAGTGTTAAAGCAGTGAGCACGATAATCATTATCGTCGGTATACAAAAGACACGGATTAAGATACCAAAGACAGCGATTATCAACACAATGAATACTACCCAAGGCAGATCGAGTAAGACAAGTTAACATATGCGATTATCATTGAATAAGAGTGCAAGTCTAACCGATAACTAAAATTGTATTGAAGTGGTGCGATTAGGAAATAAACGAACATAAGACGTGTCTTTTGACAACGTAACTTATAAGGGAGGAGGAAAAAAAGGGAGGTATATAGAGGATTTCCGGCACTTGGTATAAACCAGTCATATAGAACTCGAGCTAGACCAGAGAACGCAATATCCTTGATGCAAATACATATCTCCAGATTGGAAACAGCCACCTATCATTAAGGGTGATATCAGCACATTCTTAATTACATATATTGACATACCAGATACAGCAAGAACATAACGGGACAGCGATATCATATTTGTCAACCCCTTTACATCAATCTGGGATAGAGGGGAAGTTTAGCAGCTATTTATTGTAG
The nucleotide sequence above comes from Cryptomeria japonica chromosome 11, Sugi_1.0, whole genome shotgun sequence. Encoded proteins:
- the LOC131063944 gene encoding probable LRR receptor-like serine/threonine-protein kinase At1g56130 isoform X4, which translates into the protein MGKFIQALLSWKTVKPDINFVSIVSKIQVPASSVWFLCIVYSIGCLLQAAQVIAVTDSIEDPCSGLAISTANIGNPGIKCDCLDNNGTLCHVTQMWVNQLDKTGELPEELANLTYLFDLSLNRNFFNGRIPAFLGNLTNMQYFIHFFRALGINNFSGPVPKELGNLQKLKSLSFASNNLNGALPPELGNLTQLEQLYIESAGVSGEIPNSFRNLQKLKRVWVSDNLFTGAIPDFIGNWTDLIELKVRGTAFKGPIPSSFSNLTSLTTLRRISDLTSGVTSLTFLKGLKKLTQFVLRNNKISGEIPSYVAELSALTYLDLSFNNFTGEFPTSLQNLSSLMFLFLGNNNMSGKLPSQMSPSLKYIDLSYNQFSGTLPTWFNDTDLKVNLVGNYLGINGTNNGLACLQRTFPCNKEAPRYSRFAINCGGLQMTSQLGIDYEGDNKTLDAASFYVTDTQKWGVSNTGNFLDNSVQNFTISSQSQFTNTLDTELYQTARLSPSSLRYYGLGLENGPYTVKLQFAEIDILDTKSWKSLGKRIFDVSVQGNKVLTNFNIRKEAGGSFIAVDRNFSTNVTENFLEIHFFWTGRGTCWSLNQGLCRPLISAISVTPEFTPTVSDLPLSNSSHKKIKTGAVIGILFAGMVAVLTCLAFIIFWRRRARKSLEARGREQEALEGIQTKPNIFSYADMKNATSDFHEENKLGQGGFGTVHKGILPDGKIVAVKQLSSESKQGKREFINEVAAISIVQHRNLVKLHGCCVEGEHRILVYECLENNSLAQALFGNNRSKIHLDWPTRLNICIGTARGLAYLHEESSVRIVHRDIKPSNILLDNSLNPKIADFGLAKLFDETESHISTRVAGTIGYLAPEYAMRGCLTEKADVFSFGVVTLEVVSGRSNTDTSLPQESVYLLEWAWQLHEQERLLELMDPQLRPTYIEEEVLRVIAVALLCTQALPEMRPSMSRVVAMLTGDIEEIPVTSRPGYITDWQYNHHLAAQDPGSASIALSPQQGSTEILLPAALVLPENEEMTPSMVHQALADDQ